The Xanthomonas indica genome has a segment encoding these proteins:
- the mntR gene encoding manganese-binding transcriptional regulator MntR encodes MQKSGKSMAPTAVLLDAEVQVESFRQVREAHRLELIEDYVELISDLLADGGEARQVDIAARLGVAQPTVAKMLKRLVKGGWVVQRPYRGVFLTSEGEALAAASRQRHQTVEQFLLALGIDPDTARRDAEGIEHHVSEATLAVFAEFVRKHSASR; translated from the coding sequence ATGCAGAAAAGCGGGAAGTCGATGGCGCCGACGGCGGTGCTGCTCGACGCCGAAGTGCAGGTCGAAAGCTTCCGCCAGGTGCGTGAAGCGCACCGCCTGGAGCTGATCGAGGACTACGTGGAGTTGATTTCCGACCTGCTCGCCGACGGCGGCGAAGCGCGGCAGGTGGATATCGCCGCGCGCCTGGGCGTGGCCCAGCCGACCGTGGCCAAGATGCTCAAGCGCCTGGTCAAGGGCGGCTGGGTGGTGCAGCGTCCGTATCGTGGCGTGTTCCTGACCTCCGAGGGCGAGGCGCTGGCCGCGGCCAGCCGGCAGCGCCACCAGACCGTGGAGCAGTTCCTGCTGGCCCTGGGGATCGACCCCGACACCGCGCGCCGCGATGCCGAGGGCATCGAGCACCACGTCAGCGAAGCGACGCTGGCGGTGTTCGCCGAGTTCGTGCGCAAGCACAGCGCGTCGCGATGA
- a CDS encoding NAD(P)/FAD-dependent oxidoreductase, which produces MHYDTIVIGGSYAGMAAALQLLRARRSVLVIDAGQRRNRTARHAHGFLGQDGVPPDAIAATARQQLDAYPTLAWLDAHARAVTGSLDAFTVTTSDGGAHQGRRILLATGVADRLPAVDGLAERWGTAVFHCPYCHGYELDQGRIGIVGAGPLSAHQAELLTEWGNATLLVNDALQLDDAARARLTGRGVVIEDAPIDRIEGHADVVLADGRRLTFAGLFTAPRTVPSGSLADAMGCQLEETPMGLQVRIDAEHRTSVSGVFACGDLAKAPHSLSLAVASGAMAGSQVHRSLVWPETFAAPPA; this is translated from the coding sequence ATGCATTACGACACCATCGTCATCGGCGGCAGCTATGCGGGCATGGCCGCCGCCCTGCAATTGCTGCGGGCACGCCGCTCCGTGCTGGTGATCGACGCGGGCCAGCGCCGCAATCGCACGGCCCGCCATGCACATGGCTTCCTCGGCCAGGACGGCGTGCCGCCGGACGCCATCGCGGCGACCGCGCGCCAGCAACTCGACGCCTATCCGACGCTGGCCTGGCTGGACGCACACGCCCGGGCGGTCACCGGCTCCCTGGACGCCTTCACGGTGACCACCTCCGATGGCGGCGCGCACCAAGGCCGCCGCATCCTGCTGGCCACCGGCGTGGCCGATCGGCTTCCGGCCGTCGACGGTCTTGCCGAACGCTGGGGCACGGCGGTCTTCCACTGCCCGTACTGCCACGGCTACGAGCTGGACCAGGGCCGCATCGGCATCGTCGGCGCCGGCCCGCTGTCCGCGCACCAGGCCGAACTGCTCACCGAATGGGGCAACGCGACCTTGCTCGTCAACGATGCGCTGCAACTGGACGACGCGGCCAGGGCCCGCCTGACCGGCCGCGGCGTGGTGATCGAGGACGCGCCCATCGACAGGATCGAGGGGCATGCCGACGTGGTCCTGGCCGACGGTCGGCGGCTGACCTTCGCCGGCCTGTTCACGGCCCCGCGCACCGTGCCGTCCGGCTCACTCGCCGACGCCATGGGCTGCCAGTTGGAAGAGACGCCGATGGGCCTCCAGGTCCGCATCGACGCCGAGCACAGGACCTCGGTGTCCGGCGTCTTCGCCTGCGGCGACCTGGCGAAAGCGCCGCATTCGCTGTCACTGGCCGTCGCCAGCGGCGCCATGGCAGGCTCCCAGGTTCACCGCTCGCTGGTATGGCCGGAGACCTTCGCCGCGCCGCCAGCATAA
- the tadA gene encoding tRNA adenosine(34) deaminase TadA: MSVGDDAQRARDEHWMRHALALAERAERDFDEIPVGAVLVSADDTVLGEGWNLNIAEHDPSAHAEIVALRQAGRRLGNHRLVGSRLYVTLEPCAMCAMAVVHARVAELIYAATDPKTGACGSVFDLLGDPRHNHRVQVRSGVLATAASTRLTNYFRAKRGKPPLGA, translated from the coding sequence ATGAGCGTCGGCGACGACGCGCAACGGGCGCGCGACGAGCACTGGATGCGCCACGCGCTGGCCCTGGCCGAACGCGCCGAGCGCGACTTCGACGAGATCCCGGTCGGCGCAGTGCTGGTCTCGGCCGACGACACGGTGTTGGGCGAGGGCTGGAACCTCAACATCGCCGAGCACGACCCCAGCGCGCATGCCGAGATCGTCGCGCTGCGCCAGGCCGGCCGCCGGCTCGGCAACCATCGCCTGGTCGGCAGCCGCCTGTACGTGACCCTGGAGCCGTGCGCGATGTGCGCGATGGCGGTGGTGCACGCGCGGGTGGCGGAACTGATCTATGCCGCCACCGACCCCAAGACCGGCGCCTGCGGCAGCGTGTTCGACCTGCTCGGCGATCCGCGGCACAACCATCGCGTGCAGGTCCGCAGCGGGGTGCTGGCGACGGCAGCCAGCACGCGACTGACCAACTACTTCCGCGCCAAGCGCGGCAAGCCGCCACTCGGCGCGTGA
- a CDS encoding MASE1 domain-containing protein yields MAAGRDIARGVLLSAAYCAAFLLAWRCSVDQWYLPAGVRVASLLFLPARRWPWLLAGDAAALLTLRIPMSETWGASAAWAYLSPFLLMPIVSLLPVLVRRRVPDLARNDHWLLPLTLATALWSTLCNIAINTALGGPVGPAPLDVLLRYWLGDYLGTLMFVLPALLWLRRDEPAQMQASLLREGLASIAVAVVLSASIAAVDDAVLRQVLLVLLVVPAIVLTLRHGWRGAALGVVLANVAVALSMPKAVVPGMHDADAFVVQILLAATATVMFAFGSRISAAYRHMRDDGRMREQALAFAQAGYLSAERTLRRRVVDYSDLSTQINKLRRDVVEDLRARGHHAAAMQMTRTGVIQAQLLDEYVTALYPLGIETHGLYPTLRSPTFANLCTTEFRCRLHGDPRRLSLGLQLVAYRCILDAIETLPVAHTHLLQARVWRARGRQGIAIRITADAAMLSALRRRPEAPDRELAVRLQAHGGTCRRRHALSFSFLVSESRAAGLTPPP; encoded by the coding sequence ATGGCCGCAGGACGAGATATCGCCAGAGGCGTTCTACTGAGCGCGGCCTACTGCGCCGCGTTCCTGCTGGCCTGGCGCTGCTCCGTGGACCAGTGGTATCTGCCGGCAGGCGTGCGCGTCGCCAGCCTGCTGTTCCTGCCCGCGCGGCGCTGGCCATGGTTGCTGGCCGGCGATGCCGCCGCGCTGCTGACGCTGCGCATTCCCATGAGCGAGACGTGGGGCGCGAGTGCCGCCTGGGCGTATCTGAGTCCGTTCCTGCTGATGCCGATCGTGTCGCTGCTGCCCGTCCTGGTGCGTCGGCGCGTTCCGGATCTGGCGCGCAACGATCACTGGCTGCTGCCGCTGACACTGGCGACTGCGTTGTGGAGCACGCTGTGCAACATCGCGATCAACACCGCACTGGGCGGTCCGGTGGGACCGGCGCCACTGGATGTGCTGCTGCGCTACTGGCTGGGCGATTACCTGGGCACCTTGATGTTCGTGCTCCCCGCCTTGCTGTGGCTGCGCCGCGACGAGCCTGCGCAGATGCAGGCCTCGCTGCTGCGCGAGGGCCTGGCGTCGATCGCCGTGGCCGTCGTGCTGTCGGCGTCGATCGCCGCCGTCGACGATGCCGTGCTGCGGCAGGTGCTGCTGGTGCTGCTGGTGGTCCCGGCGATCGTGCTGACGTTGCGCCATGGCTGGCGGGGTGCGGCGCTCGGCGTGGTCCTGGCGAACGTGGCCGTGGCCTTGTCCATGCCCAAGGCCGTCGTACCCGGCATGCACGACGCCGACGCATTCGTGGTGCAGATCCTGCTCGCGGCCACCGCCACGGTGATGTTCGCGTTCGGATCGCGCATCTCCGCCGCCTATCGGCACATGCGCGACGACGGGCGCATGCGCGAGCAGGCGCTGGCCTTCGCGCAGGCGGGGTACCTGTCGGCCGAACGCACGCTGCGCCGGCGGGTGGTCGACTACAGCGACCTCAGCACCCAGATCAACAAGCTGCGCCGCGACGTGGTGGAGGATCTGCGCGCGCGCGGACATCACGCCGCCGCCATGCAGATGACCCGCACCGGCGTGATCCAGGCGCAACTGCTGGACGAATACGTCACCGCGCTGTATCCGCTCGGGATCGAGACGCATGGGCTGTATCCCACCCTGCGCTCGCCGACCTTCGCCAACCTGTGCACGACGGAGTTCCGCTGTCGCCTGCATGGCGATCCGCGGCGCCTGTCGCTGGGCCTGCAACTGGTGGCCTATCGCTGCATCCTCGACGCCATCGAGACGCTGCCCGTGGCCCACACCCACCTGCTGCAGGCGCGGGTATGGCGTGCCAGGGGGCGGCAAGGCATCGCCATCCGCATCACCGCCGATGCGGCGATGCTGAGCGCGCTGCGCCGCCGCCCGGAGGCGCCGGACCGCGAACTGGCGGTCCGCCTGCAGGCGCATGGCGGCACCTGCAGGCGCCGCCATGCGTTGAGCTTCAGCTTCCTGGTGTCGGAGAGCCGCGCCGCCGGCCTCACTCCACCGCCGTGA
- a CDS encoding Nramp family divalent metal transporter, with protein sequence MNASVAVPRSGLGWRRFLAFLGPGYMVSVGYMDPGNWATDIAGGSHFGYLLLSVILLSNLMAIVLQGLAARLGIATGLDLAQACRAHYSKPVNFLLWLACEAAIVACDLAEVIGTAIALKLLFGIPLTAGAIITSIDALLVLFLMRRGFRALEAFVIALLMVIFACFLVQIVLAAPPLREVLAGFIPRAQVVTDPAALYLAIGIIGATVMPHNLYLHSSIVQTRAYERTDQGRRSALRWALADSTIALSLALFVNAAILILAAAVFHAHGRTDVEEIEQAHELLAPMLGVGLASTLFAVALLASGINSTVTATLAGQIVMEGFLHLRLPPWARRLLTRGLAIVPVVAVTSLYGEQGTAKLLVLSQVVLSMQLPFAVIPLVRFVTDKQRMGPLVVRRGLAWLAWAIAALIVVLNLKLLADTLLH encoded by the coding sequence ATGAATGCCAGCGTCGCCGTGCCGCGCAGCGGCCTGGGCTGGCGCCGCTTCCTGGCCTTCCTCGGGCCGGGCTACATGGTCTCGGTCGGCTACATGGATCCGGGCAACTGGGCGACCGACATCGCCGGCGGCTCGCACTTCGGCTACCTGCTGCTGTCGGTGATCCTGCTGTCCAACCTGATGGCGATCGTGCTGCAAGGCCTGGCCGCGCGCCTGGGCATCGCCACCGGCCTGGATCTGGCCCAGGCCTGCCGCGCGCACTACTCCAAGCCAGTGAACTTCCTGCTGTGGCTGGCCTGCGAGGCGGCGATCGTCGCCTGCGACCTGGCAGAGGTGATCGGCACCGCGATCGCGCTGAAGCTGCTGTTCGGCATCCCACTCACCGCTGGCGCGATCATCACCTCGATCGACGCGCTGCTGGTGCTGTTCCTGATGCGCCGCGGCTTCCGCGCCCTGGAAGCGTTCGTGATCGCCCTGCTGATGGTGATCTTCGCCTGCTTCCTGGTGCAGATCGTGCTGGCCGCGCCGCCGCTGCGCGAGGTGCTGGCCGGCTTCATCCCACGCGCGCAGGTGGTGACCGACCCGGCCGCGCTGTACCTGGCGATCGGCATCATCGGCGCGACGGTGATGCCGCACAACCTGTACCTGCATTCCTCGATCGTGCAGACCCGCGCCTACGAACGCACCGACCAGGGCCGCCGCTCGGCGCTGCGCTGGGCACTGGCCGACAGCACCATCGCGCTGAGCCTGGCGCTGTTCGTCAACGCCGCGATCCTGATCCTCGCCGCCGCGGTGTTCCATGCGCATGGCCGCACCGACGTGGAGGAAATCGAACAGGCCCACGAACTGTTGGCGCCGATGCTCGGCGTCGGCCTGGCCTCCACCCTGTTCGCGGTGGCGCTGCTGGCCTCCGGCATCAATTCCACCGTCACCGCCACGCTGGCCGGACAGATCGTGATGGAAGGCTTCCTGCACCTGCGCCTGCCGCCATGGGCGCGGCGCCTGCTGACCCGCGGCCTGGCGATCGTGCCGGTGGTCGCGGTGACCTCGCTGTATGGCGAACAGGGCACCGCCAAGCTGCTGGTGCTGAGCCAGGTGGTGCTGTCGATGCAGTTGCCGTTCGCGGTGATCCCGCTGGTGCGTTTCGTCACCGACAAGCAACGCATGGGCCCGCTGGTGGTGCGTCGTGGGCTGGCCTGGCTGGCCTGGGCGATCGCCGCGCTGATCGTGGTACTGAATCTGAAACTGCTGGCGGACACCTTGTTGCACTGA
- a CDS encoding nuclear transport factor 2 family protein gives MTEANQHVLQAANAALAAGDHEGFLAHCTEDTTWHFIGERTLRGKQAVRAWMAEAYRQPPQFDVRKFIVGDDHVVAIGQIALATGDAGTSLFSYCDVWRFRDGRMAELEAYVVPLSAAQDG, from the coding sequence ATGACCGAGGCGAACCAGCACGTCCTGCAGGCCGCGAATGCCGCCCTCGCCGCAGGCGATCACGAAGGCTTTCTCGCCCATTGCACCGAGGATACGACCTGGCACTTCATCGGCGAGCGGACACTCCGAGGCAAGCAGGCGGTGAGGGCGTGGATGGCCGAGGCCTACCGGCAGCCACCGCAGTTCGACGTCCGCAAATTCATCGTCGGCGATGACCACGTCGTGGCCATCGGCCAGATCGCGCTCGCTACCGGCGACGCCGGGACGTCGCTGTTCTCCTACTGCGACGTCTGGCGGTTTCGCGATGGGCGGATGGCGGAACTGGAGGCGTACGTGGTGCCGCTGTCTGCAGCGCAGGACGGTTAG
- the orn gene encoding oligoribonuclease, with protein sequence MAQAHVANDRLIWIDLEMTGLDTDRDSIIEIATVVTDAQLNVLAEGPEFAIAHPLQTLEAMDEWNRNQHRHSGLWQRVLDSRVTLAQAEAETMAFLTQWCKPGTSPMCGNSICQDRRFLHRQMPRLERFFHYRNLDVSTLKELARRWAPTVSAGLTKTSSHTALSDVHDSIDELRYYRPFMGRLGGQGEG encoded by the coding sequence ATGGCGCAAGCGCACGTGGCGAACGATCGGCTGATCTGGATCGATCTGGAAATGACCGGCTTGGATACCGATCGCGATTCGATCATCGAAATCGCCACGGTGGTGACCGACGCCCAACTCAACGTGCTGGCCGAAGGACCGGAGTTCGCCATTGCCCATCCGCTGCAGACGCTGGAGGCGATGGACGAGTGGAACCGCAACCAGCACCGCCACTCCGGCCTGTGGCAGCGCGTGCTCGACAGCCGGGTCACGCTGGCCCAGGCCGAGGCCGAGACCATGGCGTTCCTGACCCAGTGGTGCAAGCCCGGCACCTCGCCGATGTGCGGCAACTCGATCTGCCAGGACCGGCGTTTCCTGCACCGGCAGATGCCGCGGCTGGAGCGTTTCTTCCACTACCGCAACCTGGACGTGTCGACGCTGAAGGAACTGGCGCGGCGCTGGGCGCCGACGGTGTCGGCCGGACTGACCAAGACCTCCTCGCATACCGCGCTCAGCGACGTGCACGACTCCATCGACGAACTGCGCTACTACCGTCCGTTCATGGGCAGGCTGGGCGGGCAGGGCGAGGGCTGA
- a CDS encoding glycine betaine ABC transporter substrate-binding protein, translated as MAQPLQVRLLTIDLSFHRAASGVIRSVLARHGVDVTETLAPHAQAFEQLRAGEADMLCSAWLPDSHGVYFAPMASRFEKVAVLYRPYAYWGVPDDVPQALVSSIEDLRKPKVAARMHKRIQGIGAGAGISRFSRTAMTQYGLAEAGYHFENGTLDDCVAAYEHAVQHGHWVVVPLWKPQFLHEQYAIRPLQDPLGVMGGADEATLVARHEVMRRLPVEAASALRSTSLGNDAVSRLDYLVSRDRLDPLEAARRWLHTTG; from the coding sequence ATGGCCCAACCCCTGCAGGTTCGTCTGCTGACGATCGATCTCTCGTTTCATCGTGCGGCATCCGGTGTGATCCGGTCCGTTCTTGCCCGCCATGGCGTGGACGTGACGGAAACGCTGGCACCGCATGCGCAGGCCTTCGAGCAACTGCGTGCGGGCGAAGCCGACATGTTGTGCAGTGCATGGCTACCCGACAGCCACGGCGTCTATTTCGCTCCGATGGCGAGCAGGTTCGAGAAGGTCGCCGTTCTCTACCGCCCCTATGCGTACTGGGGCGTGCCGGACGACGTGCCGCAGGCCCTGGTGTCCTCGATCGAGGATCTGCGCAAGCCGAAGGTGGCTGCACGCATGCACAAGCGCATCCAGGGCATCGGCGCGGGCGCGGGCATCAGCCGGTTCTCGCGCACGGCGATGACGCAGTATGGCCTCGCAGAGGCCGGTTACCACTTCGAGAACGGTACGCTGGACGACTGCGTGGCGGCGTACGAACATGCGGTGCAGCACGGCCATTGGGTCGTGGTGCCGTTGTGGAAGCCGCAGTTCCTGCATGAGCAATACGCGATTCGACCACTGCAGGATCCGCTGGGGGTGATGGGCGGCGCCGACGAGGCGACACTGGTGGCGCGCCACGAGGTGATGCGCCGGTTGCCTGTGGAGGCAGCGTCGGCATTGCGCAGCACATCCCTCGGCAATGACGCCGTTTCGCGGCTGGATTATCTCGTCTCGCGCGATCGGCTGGATCCGTTGGAGGCCGCTCGTCGCTGGTTGCACACCACGGGCTAG
- a CDS encoding Rrf2 family transcriptional regulator translates to MKRDSRLSSVLHALLHMAEHEGPMTSDALAQCLGTNPVVVRRTMGYLREAGIVTSDRGHAGGWRIHADLAAVTLRQLHEALGEPALFAIGNRHESPECLVEQAVNAALEGTFAEAEALLLKRFSEITLADLAADFARRHAAARRTRS, encoded by the coding sequence ATGAAACGCGATAGCCGCCTGTCTTCCGTCCTGCATGCCCTGCTGCACATGGCCGAGCACGAGGGCCCCATGACCTCCGACGCCCTGGCCCAGTGCCTGGGCACCAACCCCGTCGTGGTCCGGCGCACCATGGGGTACCTGCGCGAAGCCGGCATCGTGACCTCGGACCGTGGGCATGCCGGCGGATGGCGCATCCATGCCGACCTGGCCGCGGTCACCTTGCGCCAGTTGCACGAAGCGCTGGGCGAACCCGCCCTGTTCGCCATCGGCAATCGCCACGAATCCCCGGAGTGCCTGGTGGAGCAAGCGGTGAATGCCGCACTGGAAGGCACGTTCGCAGAAGCCGAGGCGTTGCTGTTGAAGCGGTTTTCGGAGATCACCCTTGCCGACCTGGCCGCCGACTTCGCGCGCCGGCATGCGGCAGCACGACGCACCAGGAGTTGA
- a CDS encoding ATP-binding protein, with protein sequence MYRELAQAQRDAQLDAEQRTALLMIASGAPIAACLDALTDAVGRLVPDARACVLLASQDRRTMGDGYSSHFPPAFAAAIRGLPIGEALIGTCGTAIHQGHPVECEDVEHAPQWSAPWRSLCLENGILACYSHPAIGQGGKAVGSFFLCLSEARQASPWERKVAEFGALATSIVVERERAAAHLRKEMAALARLQELSAELVGPGEFEPLLQKILAAAADISGTDKGNIQIFDPIKKTLRIVVHQGLGARLVEHFREDGWDASCGAAAKQVQRLVVADVEKLEGLQGTLGLEVVMEDQIRSIQCTPLLSRDGRLLGMLNNHYRWPGGPDPDALRYIDLLARQAAELVERHQIEAELAQERRRKDEFLALLAHELRNPLAPLRNMLEVLKRSHGNEALSRKAQEVMERQVRHLVRLVDDLLDVNRIKQGKLELRREPLLLAEVIQQAVEVCRPALDQQRHRLRVVLPEAPLPLQGDPVRLTQVFGNLLTNACKYTPPGGDIEVRVDAIEGSAEVVVQDNGSGIPPDKIDAIFELFTQVDRTLERAQGGLGIGLMLVRQLVEMHGGTVEARSEGPGKGSAFVVRLPADTAPAAASGTGDARSSHTARRILVVDDNADIALALAALLELDGHDVRTAGGGEEALAMGARMRPEVILMDIGMPGMDGHEACRRIRDCDWGRDITIVALTGWGQDGDRQDSARAGFDAHLVKPVGFAELHGLFAGLG encoded by the coding sequence GTGTACCGAGAACTGGCCCAGGCCCAGCGCGATGCGCAATTGGATGCGGAGCAGCGCACCGCGCTGCTGATGATCGCGTCCGGCGCGCCGATCGCCGCGTGCCTGGATGCGCTCACCGATGCCGTCGGCCGCCTTGTGCCCGATGCCCGTGCCTGCGTGCTGTTGGCGAGCCAGGACCGCCGCACGATGGGCGACGGTTACTCTTCGCACTTTCCTCCTGCGTTCGCCGCGGCCATCCGCGGCTTGCCGATCGGGGAGGCGCTCATCGGCACCTGCGGGACCGCTATCCACCAGGGGCATCCCGTCGAGTGCGAGGACGTGGAGCACGCGCCGCAGTGGTCCGCGCCATGGCGCTCGCTTTGCCTGGAAAACGGCATCCTGGCGTGCTACTCGCATCCTGCCATCGGGCAGGGCGGCAAGGCGGTCGGATCCTTCTTCCTGTGTCTTTCCGAGGCGCGGCAGGCCAGTCCGTGGGAACGCAAGGTCGCCGAATTCGGTGCGCTGGCGACCAGCATCGTCGTGGAGCGTGAGCGGGCGGCCGCGCATCTGCGCAAGGAGATGGCCGCGCTTGCCCGGCTGCAGGAATTGAGTGCCGAACTGGTCGGGCCAGGGGAGTTCGAGCCGCTGCTGCAGAAGATCCTCGCCGCGGCGGCCGACATCTCGGGCACCGACAAGGGCAACATCCAGATCTTCGACCCGATCAAGAAAACGTTACGGATTGTCGTGCACCAGGGCCTGGGGGCGCGACTGGTCGAGCATTTCCGCGAAGACGGATGGGATGCCAGTTGCGGAGCGGCGGCAAAGCAGGTGCAGCGTCTGGTGGTGGCCGACGTGGAGAAGCTGGAGGGCCTGCAGGGGACACTGGGCCTGGAGGTCGTGATGGAGGACCAGATCCGCTCCATCCAGTGCACGCCGTTGCTCAGCCGCGATGGGCGGCTGCTGGGCATGCTCAACAACCACTACCGCTGGCCGGGCGGACCCGACCCGGACGCGCTGCGCTACATCGACCTGCTCGCACGGCAGGCCGCCGAACTGGTCGAGCGCCATCAGATCGAGGCCGAGCTGGCGCAGGAGCGTCGACGCAAGGACGAGTTCCTGGCCTTGCTCGCGCACGAACTGCGCAACCCGCTGGCGCCGTTGCGCAACATGCTGGAAGTGCTCAAGCGCTCGCACGGCAACGAAGCGCTGTCGCGCAAGGCGCAGGAGGTCATGGAGCGACAGGTGCGGCACCTGGTGCGGCTGGTGGACGACCTGCTCGACGTCAACCGCATCAAACAGGGCAAGCTGGAGCTGCGGCGCGAGCCGCTGCTGCTGGCCGAGGTGATCCAGCAGGCGGTCGAGGTCTGCCGCCCTGCGCTGGACCAGCAGCGGCATCGGTTGCGCGTGGTGTTGCCGGAGGCGCCGCTGCCGCTGCAGGGAGACCCGGTGCGTCTGACCCAGGTGTTCGGAAACCTGCTCACCAATGCGTGCAAGTACACGCCTCCCGGGGGAGACATCGAAGTGCGGGTCGACGCGATCGAGGGCAGCGCCGAGGTCGTGGTGCAGGACAACGGCTCCGGTATCCCGCCGGACAAGATCGACGCCATCTTCGAATTGTTCACCCAGGTGGACCGCACCCTGGAGCGTGCGCAAGGCGGACTCGGCATCGGCCTGATGCTGGTCAGGCAACTGGTCGAGATGCATGGCGGCACTGTCGAGGCACGCAGCGAGGGGCCGGGCAAGGGCAGCGCCTTCGTCGTGCGGCTTCCCGCCGACACCGCGCCGGCCGCGGCGTCGGGCACCGGGGATGCCAGGTCGTCACACACCGCGCGCCGGATCCTGGTGGTCGACGACAACGCGGATATCGCGCTGGCGCTGGCCGCGCTGCTGGAACTGGACGGGCATGACGTGCGCACCGCCGGAGGCGGCGAGGAAGCGCTGGCGATGGGCGCACGCATGCGCCCGGAGGTGATCCTGATGGACATCGGCATGCCCGGCATGGACGGCCATGAAGCGTGCCGCCGCATCCGCGACTGCGACTGGGGCAGGGACATCACCATCGTCGCGTTGACCGGCTGGGGACAGGACGGCGATCGCCAGGATTCGGCGCGGGCCGGGTTCGACGCGCATCTGGTCAAGCCGGTGGGATTTGCCGAGTTGCATGGCCTGTTTGCCGGGCTCGGCTGA
- a CDS encoding major royal jelly family protein, whose protein sequence is MPHHFAPSRWVLLAAACFAGCGAFAASVAASVAAAHPAKPVVVRESQQMPWNAVVLDGRGRFIVSTPRWTGNTGPAVAIAGKDGALAPYPDAGWNRWTPGSAAARAFVSVNAIHQDARGDLWIVDTGTPAFGGTPVADGAKVVHIDPRTDRVVRVYVFPKEVIRNHSYVDDIRIHDGHAYLTDAGEGAVIVLDLDSGRARRRFDGAAFARARANDRIVVNGKVLTGTDGKPLQVNADPLELSPDGRTLYFGPLTGPLAQIETRYLDDDGIDDAALAQHVRPWFDNPPIGGTAMGADGSLYYTPLADNTLMRRAPDGTVSTIAHDRDLRWADAPFLDGQGHVYLPVAQIDGAPAFNQGTSTIRFPVKLYRVDLPAGQR, encoded by the coding sequence ATGCCACACCACTTCGCCCCATCCCGGTGGGTCTTGCTTGCCGCCGCCTGCTTCGCAGGTTGCGGTGCGTTCGCAGCGTCCGTCGCCGCATCGGTTGCGGCAGCACACCCTGCAAAACCGGTCGTCGTGCGCGAGAGCCAGCAGATGCCGTGGAATGCGGTGGTGCTCGATGGGCGAGGGCGCTTCATCGTCAGCACCCCGCGCTGGACGGGCAACACCGGGCCTGCCGTGGCCATCGCGGGCAAGGACGGCGCGCTCGCCCCTTATCCGGATGCCGGCTGGAACCGGTGGACGCCGGGCAGCGCCGCGGCGCGCGCGTTCGTCAGCGTCAACGCGATCCACCAGGACGCGCGCGGCGACCTCTGGATCGTCGACACGGGCACGCCGGCGTTCGGCGGCACGCCGGTGGCCGATGGCGCCAAGGTCGTTCACATCGATCCCCGCACCGATCGCGTGGTGCGCGTCTACGTTTTCCCGAAAGAGGTGATCCGCAACCACTCCTATGTCGACGACATCCGCATCCACGATGGACATGCCTACCTGACCGATGCCGGCGAAGGCGCGGTGATCGTGCTGGACCTGGACAGCGGCCGTGCGAGGCGCCGCTTCGATGGCGCAGCGTTCGCCCGCGCACGCGCCAACGACAGGATCGTCGTGAACGGCAAGGTCCTCACCGGCACCGATGGCAAGCCGCTGCAGGTCAATGCCGATCCGTTGGAGCTGAGCCCGGATGGCCGCACCCTGTACTTCGGTCCACTGACCGGCCCCCTGGCGCAGATCGAGACGCGCTATCTGGACGATGACGGCATCGACGACGCGGCCCTCGCGCAGCATGTGCGCCCGTGGTTCGACAATCCGCCGATCGGTGGCACCGCGATGGGCGCCGATGGCAGCCTGTACTACACGCCGCTGGCCGACAATACCCTGATGCGGCGTGCGCCGGACGGGACGGTATCGACGATCGCGCACGATCGCGATCTGCGTTGGGCCGATGCGCCGTTCCTCGATGGCCAGGGCCACGTCTACCTGCCGGTTGCGCAGATCGACGGTGCGCCGGCCTTCAATCAAGGCACATCGACCATTCGCTTCCCGGTGAAGCTGTACCGGGTCGATCTGCCGGCAGGCCAGCGCTAG